ttttaaataagatGTCTCTCctaaaattaggtcaattttctaATTATACattttgatttacttttattataGACCTAAAATTACACGACTaaatcaatttcaattttcaaatttcaataaaaacaattaactttcaattttcaattttttaaagatgtttctcataaaattaaattaaatcaattttctaATTGTACATTTTAGTTTAAgccagattttatttttaattttaaattaagaaaattgaCCATCtcgttttaattaaaatattaagtaagtctctattttaattaatttaattagaggttttaattaaatatctcaaTTAAAGGCCTATTTCCAcataaaattaaactttttttaaGTAACTTTGTGAGTAAAAAAATAATCAAACCGTGCATAAACTGAAACTTTCAAAATCATAATCGCTTAAGAATCAGACCAAAATCAAAGACGAATTTGATGAAGATCAAAATCACTAGAATCGAAATCAGCCGATCTTTTCCTCCCCAAATCAGAACTACTAATCTGATTCTAATCTAATCCAAAATCAGACCGCAACCATATCTACTTGTCCTCACTTTTTAAAATGAGCTCTATCAAATCACTCACCTATAAGAATAATTTAATTTCGTTAATTAAGTTCTTAAGGACACACTCGTAAGCACCCTCACTCATAGACCCGTGAATTTGACACttgtaattttaaaaaataattaatttttttataagtgaTGGTAGGAGTGGGCACCATTTGATTTGAACCGAATAAATTAAACTGCTTTAATTCAATAATTCAATTTGGTTTCAAGATAAttcagtttgattcgattttatattttaaaaattttagttatttcagTTTAGTTGGATTttagaaagaaaaaaattcaGTTGAACCAAACCGAATCAAAttactttattgatttttaaattaatttatttttatagagaatttataaattatatataattatatatatataaattatttaattttatttgttaatggttattaggttcaaaccaatatCAAATCAGATCAAATGATTTAAAAATcaattctaaattaaaaaatccatcaaaattaaaaaatcgattagttcaaaccaaaccaaataaaAATAGAACAGTTTAGCTAGGtttttcattcaatttaatttgattcgatttctATAATATGGTAATTCAGTTTTAATGATTCAATTCTATTCAGTTCGATTTAAATCGAATACTCAACCTCAAGTGATACTACATTACTTTTTAATATAATGCAATCTATAATTTACATGAAAAGAACTTTTATAGAtgtgttattttatttttcatttcttaaatattatatttgatattttaataaaaaataagaaccaaaaaataaaattgaacaataattaataaaaatgatttttttttatcttctatattatatttctattatATAAAAGCCCATAAATTACTTTAGCGATTGTAATTAATTAACACAGGGTGTTTAACCAACGAAATCTTCAAATCTAGTCAAGAGTGTAATTGAAATTAGTGGAGCGGATTGAAGAGTGATCCGCTTGAATctctttgaattttatttttctaacattatttttaataattgaatTCGTCAATGGCCCAATTgtcataaataaaatatttaattaatttttttgaaagATTAGATTAGAAATTCACAGATATCATTGTACTATCTTTTAGTAGACATGATATATTTTATCATttgccaataataataataataataccatCCCACATTATTTGTCTACGCGTTTCATGCCAGTAGGACCCACTAATTACGTACTGTaagaaatatataatataataaaaagttaAACAGCGTTATGGTCAAAAAGGCTACGGGAATTCGGGGAGAATTAGGTTAAACAGAACTCGCCTCTGGTGTCCTTCATTCACCTTCGATTATGAACCTTAGCAAGGATTTTAGATGAGGTAGGGTTATAATTCTGAATTGAATGTaaaatgtaaataattaaaattaattttttcataaaGAGACTTCCAAGGGAAATATTAACAAGTTAACAtaagttaatatttaataaaactcCATAGAAATCCAAGGTTGACCTTCTAATAAGGTTTAGAGTAGATTAAATATATAACTAAAAATCATACTTTTGACTTTTATCTTTGGGCACGCACATGTCCAACTACATTACTCTACGTTATATGTCACAGCAAATCATGTGCTTATCATTCACATCTAACTATTTAAAACTTTTCATATTTTACCAATTACTTAATGATAATTAATACTTTTATTAAGTATAATTTTCTCATCGATTCCAAAAATTTCAATAAAGAGTAAATCCCTGTGggcaataattatatttatatatatataattaggatTGTTCTTAATCTCGATTAAGTCATCTAAACATGGTTtatagaacaaaaaaaaaaaggaacggAAAAAGGGAATATAAAAAATTAAGCggaaaaaaaacttaaaatataCACGTCAATTAATTAGACTATTACCCGCCAGTGGCCAAATATGGCAGGGAATCGCTCAACACGTGGCACAAATCCCTCGCTCTTCTTAAAAGTAATCAAACGCCGTTGACTTAGGCTTCGCCTGATAAAACGTTGCCGTTCTTTGCCTGCGTAAACCAGGAATATCAGGGCGTGTCATCGTCCTTATCAACGCGAAATTAAGCCCTTTAAAAAATGGGTGACTTTTCACGTCGGCAGATCCCCGCTTCGACCCGAGTCTGCTGTTCGGATCCTTATTCAACAGCCCCGATATCAGGTCCCGCGCGTGGCCCTCAAGCGATGAACTAGGGGAATCGGTTGGGAAACTCAAGGGCTTCTTCACGATGTTACGCAGCGTGAGCTCATTTGATGCAGCTGCAAAAGGCGTGCGTCCATAAATGAGTTCGTAGATGAAAATCCCTAGGGCCCACCAGTCAACCGCATTCCCGTGGTACCCACCAGAGGCGACTTCTGGGGCCACATACTCGTGGGTCCCAACGAACGAGCAAGACCTGGCGGCAACGGGCTCGGCAACAAAAAGCCGGTTGGAGGCCAAGGTTTGGATTTTCTTGGATCGGAAGAGCCGGTTGAGGAGGCATGAGAAGGTTTTGCTGGAGTGTGATCGGGTGTAGGGCAACGCAGATAGAGAAGTAGAGTCCGGAGAGAAGGATGGAGATTCAACAGCTGGGATGGCTTCTGAGCATAATGAGAGGTCAAAATCTGAGAGCATGATGTGACCATCCGATCTGACTAAAACGTTTTCAGGTTTTAGGTCTCTGTAGATGATACCTAGCATGTGAAGGTATTCCAAAGCCACAAGAACCTCCGCTGTATAAAACCTGAAATCGAAATAGCATTAACAAGATTGTTAGTATATTTTTCCTGCAAACCAAAcgctaaaaaagaaaattttcaggTGAAAGAAAAGATAGCATCTGCAGAAATCTTCTGATTTCTTGAAATGCAAAGAAAGAAAAAAGCTATTCCTGATGTGGTAAATTTTATCGGAAAAGTAGCAATAATGAAATGATTCGATTATACCATTAATGGGAAACTTTCAAATAATGGAAATTTGCGGCTAAGTCAGAGAGCTAATCCTGGGAAATCTGGGGTATAGAGGAAAACAAGGGAAACTAGAAAGCAAATTCTATGAAGGCTAATTAATCACAGGATTAGAGATAAGTAAAAGTGAGTATTCCATTGATGAAGATGACTAGTGCAGAGATAAGGAGACAGAGACAAGAACGTCTCAGTCGATATATAGCACAAGAAAACAAAAACAACGCAGGCTAAGCCATGCAAAAAGATCGATCAGTGCAGTGGAATGGATAGTAAAAACACACAAATTTTCCTcctctcttttttcctttttgttttgttataaaatgatttaaaactTCAAGAAAATTTGCAGCTTTTTCCAATTCCATTTTAGCTTCTGGGTATAGCTTTCTTTTTTCTAATACTCAAAAAGATGAGCCAAAAAATATACCTTGCAGAGCTAAGAGAGAAGCGTTTTTGAGGCTGCTTATGTCTCAACGAATGCAAGTCACCACCGGAACAGTACTCCATTACAATGCAAGAGAAATGCGACGCCTCAAACTCTGCGTATAAAGTGGGCAAGAATGGATGGTCTAGCATTTTCAAGATCTTCTTCTCCATCTCCGCCCTATGCACCTTTTTTTTCACCGCCAAAGCCTCCTTGTCCACCACCTTCATCGCATAAAAGCACAACCGATCATCCTCCTCCTCATCATCATCACAATCTTCCTTTCTATAGTTTTTGTTATGTTCTTTTGTAAGGTGACAGAGGTAGACAGTACCAATATCCCCGGAGCCGATGCGGCGGATGAGGCGGAAGTCGCGGAAGGTGAGGCCGGACTTACGGCGGAAAGTAGCGGAGCGGATGGCAGAGTAGGCGAAGTTAGAGGAGTGATGGGGCTTGAGGGAGAGATTCTCGGGAGAGGATCTTGAAGCGAGGAGCTCAAAAGAAATGCGACAGTAGCTACTACAACTCTCGCTGCTCATTGAACTGTTGGTAGAATTAGTGGTCTTGAAACTGAGATCACCGTCGGAGGAGTCGCGGTGGCCGCACTCTAACATCTTAAAAATCAAGAATCCAATTGTGTAGGCTTCCTTTTTTCTCTCCCACTCTCGCTGGcgagaagaagaaagaatttaaaaaaaaaatgtcaacAGGGCGAAAAAGAAATGGAATCTGACAAAATTCTTGATCGTTTGTGTTTCTATGGTTAGAGAAAATGAACTTTGATATGCTCCTATTACCGAATCAGATActcaaaaaaacaaaaaacaaaaaacaaaaaattgcAAGCTGAAAAGtcacgaagaagaagaagaagaagaagaagcagcagCAATGGCGAAGAAGAAGGAGATGCAATAGAGGAGCAGGCTTTTTAGGGTTTCTGAGGAAGACagtaggagagagagagagagagagagagagagagagagagattgatcTGTTCTTTCTTTCTCTGGTTTATTTAAGTTTTGGTTTGGCTAGAGAGGCTGACAGAGTGGAAGAGAAGAGGGAGCAGGTGAGGGTTATTTATTGAGAGAAGGTTGTACGGAGGGTAATTAGAGAGGTTAATGATGGTTTAATCCGAGTTAATAATGGTTGAGGTTAATGGAAATGGAAGAATGGAGCTTTTCTTTTGTTGGCGTTGGATGACGTAGACAAGCGGCACGTGCGAGAAAGGTCGTTTGGGTGTAAATCACGTGGCATGGGGTTGCTCTTTGTGCAGGTCTTTTTGCGTCAAGTCGTTGGAATTCTACACCTAGCTTAGGTCGGCTTTTGTAGATAATGACCTTTCTCATTATTAACATTTTAACTTAAATGGTGAGCTCCActctttttattatttagttaaaaggctttcttttatttaattttaaattttttatttttttattgaattttaaaattataattaaataataaaaaatattttttataaaataatttatgataATAATTTACAAGCTAAAAGTAAAAAAGAGACGTAAAATAATCTATGCCTTAACGTGTGAAAGTCATGAAAAAGACAAAACACAAACCTCTTAGTCAAAACAtagaatattttattattattattattaattttttcaagttttatttgaaaaggaaaggaaaataaGGAAAACATAATATGTTCTTCTTTCGTTTCTGCCTTATACATGAGTTGACGTATCCTCAACTTCCACCTCACGAACATCACCAACAAGCCTAGGAGTGGGCTGGGCATAC
Above is a genomic segment from Hevea brasiliensis isolate MT/VB/25A 57/8 chromosome 17, ASM3005281v1, whole genome shotgun sequence containing:
- the LOC110644982 gene encoding protein kinase PINOID translates to MLECGHRDSSDGDLSFKTTNSTNSSMSSESCSSYCRISFELLASRSSPENLSLKPHHSSNFAYSAIRSATFRRKSGLTFRDFRLIRRIGSGDIGTVYLCHLTKEHNKNYRKEDCDDDEEEDDRLCFYAMKVVDKEALAVKKKVHRAEMEKKILKMLDHPFLPTLYAEFEASHFSCIVMEYCSGGDLHSLRHKQPQKRFSLSSARFYTAEVLVALEYLHMLGIIYRDLKPENVLVRSDGHIMLSDFDLSLCSEAIPAVESPSFSPDSTSLSALPYTRSHSSKTFSCLLNRLFRSKKIQTLASNRLFVAEPVAARSCSFVGTHEYVAPEVASGGYHGNAVDWWALGIFIYELIYGRTPFAAASNELTLRNIVKKPLSFPTDSPSSSLEGHARDLISGLLNKDPNSRLGSKRGSADVKSHPFFKGLNFALIRTMTRPDIPGLRRQRTATFYQAKPKSTAFDYF